Within Wyeomyia smithii strain HCP4-BCI-WySm-NY-G18 chromosome 2, ASM2978416v1, whole genome shotgun sequence, the genomic segment CAGTCATAGTAATCGCCcattgaatattggaaatatttcgcaatatatcaatagtatCAGTATCAATAtatcagcctggcagaggccctggtgtcagtaggatcgtagctgtcgaacagttggctgcgaagtctgtataataaacagaaggtcgggttccgatacggaatgtagcaccaaggctttggctTTGCTACTAGGTTGGCCATCCTTATTTGTGATGTCGTTTCCTGTAGCACGAGAGATACTCCATCCAACATCGTTTTATAATTTAAACGAGAAATAGAGAGACCTGTCGTAGAAAAAAGAGACTTTAAAGACTAGCTTTAACCCTTTATacggcagtggcaactatattgccaccaacgaaaaacaatttttgttgttgttccaAGAATTTTCTCTATAAATTTTGCTTAAACAAGGTCTTCTGGGGGTCTCTTGCAACACTCCAAGTTTCCTAAAACTGCTAGAAGTGTGCAATGTTAATTTGGggataatttttacatttaaccctctcccgctcacaaggtttatcattgaaatttatagcttcacgaaaaaattcaagctgaacactttgtagactaactaaaattactgtcaactgtagtattttgaagaaaatgcccagtgatgctatgaggcagcatataaaagtttatggaacaatcgtaagcacaacaaactattttatgtcatgatatgatgattataattcttggtgctctagagtcatcATGAGCGGGGAAGGGTTAATTTACGTTTTACTGAACTTGTGTCGGCTCCAAGTGCAGTTTTCacggccttataaagggttaaaatAGAAACCAAGTCTCTAAAAAGAGATCTGCTACCAGCCCTGTGCAATTTAAAAGCATTCATATTTCAATGTTTAGCAATAGAACAAGAAAAACGTATGAAAATAAATACTTCTTTTATTGTACTTGATTGCAATACTTTTGCATGGTGTTGTTTGTTACCTCTCTTGAGGCTCAAAACATTCTCTCtcctgagtattgctagttttGCCTCTAAAATTAAAAACACGGAACAGACCAATTCTtactcaatttagagtaaaaatgACCGAGTGTGTAGGTATCGCGAATCGCAAAATTTTAATATCGTGTAGAAAGCATTGATTTATTTGATatcgatacaatatcgcccaatGCTATAACTTAACTATTTCTTTGTAAAATTTCTAATGACATAAGAATCCGCCCTTCCACAGGAATAATTTTGTGTGGTAGTAAATATGATATAGAAAAGGTACTAACTAAATAAATGCTTTAACTCCCCTTTGAAGTGGTTGGTCGTCCTGAAAAGGACGGATTTTTTTTAGTAGCGGGGTCAATATGAAATTTAAGCCTTCTTTTCTGTCTTCTTGGGCAGCAGCACGGCTTGAATGTTCGGCAAAACGCCTCCCTGGGCAATGGTAACACCAGACAAAAGCTTGTTCAATTCCTCGTCGTTACGGATGGCCAACTGAAGATGACGCGGGATGATACGGGTCTTCTTGTTGTCACGAGCTGCATTTCCTGCCAATTCCAAAACTTCAGCAGCCAAATATTCCATCACTGCTGCCAAGTACACAGGAGCACCAGCACCAACTCGTTCGGCATAGTTTCCTTTCCGCAGCAGACGGTGGATACGTCCTACCGGGAACTGCAGACCAGCTCGAGACGAACGGGACTTTGCCTTTCCCTTAACTTTGCCGCCTTTACCACTAACAATTCTCGTGAGGTTCAGACCTCTGTCCGTTTGTTGTTGCCAGGGGAATTGACCAAACACGCTGTCTCTGAGGGTACCAAGGCGGTTACCAAGTACACCAGTTCCAAGTAAATGCTGTAGATTATGCTTTCATCAACAATCGGCCACCAAACAATAAATGGAGCggaatttgaattttattatctcGGTAATACAGACGAAAAAGATTGATTTATTATACTACCAAGGAATaagaataaataatttattattcTCTAACACTTCGCGTAGatttatttataaataaatGAGTTAATGCTACGAAAATCTAAAATACAGAATTTGTCTTAGATGTCTTCGAATGTAAACAATCACCTACATTTCCAGAAACTGCTGAAACTTTATAGTAAATCACCTAAAAACAAATTCAAGTGAAAAATAAGTATTAATCTGTGAAAAAGGCTCATGAGTTTtagaatataatttttttcctttcgAAAAAGCATTGATAAATGAATAAACTTTTGTAGCATCTGTATACTGTTGTGTTCTCCAATTGTTCGAATGTTTATTTTATCAGAACTGCGCCATTATTATGTTAAGAGCAACGCTGGTCATTGGAAAAAAGCTTGccactttttcaacttattTTCTCTAACCCGTGCACAATAATACTCCTTGCAATATCGCCTGATAGTTCAAAATGAGAAATGTTAAaatatttaggtaaaaacgACAGACTGTTATTGAGATCTAATCCCTCTCGATTAgttagcctatacaccagagagacgccgagacattcaccgttaaggcaactgtcaacatcaaaacgggcgatctgtataattttgcattgccgttatccgttttgatgttgacagttgccttaacggtgagtgtcttgtcatttctctagtATATAGGTTCCCTACTCTCGATAGTAGGTATAGGTAAACAAAATTTGTGTTGAATTGTTGATGAGGAAATACTCCAGATGCTTGAAACAAATCCAAATCTTCATTAACATTATTTGTGGCCCTGATAAGGCCGTTTGTTTCAGAAATTTAGAAGCAAACAAAAACTGATGATAACCGTTTTAAGCACGTTCACCACGAATACGACGAGCCAGCTAGATGTCCTTTGGCATAATGGTCACACGCTTGGCGTGGATGGCACACAGATTGGTATCTTCGAAAAGACCAACCAGATAAGCCTCACTAGCTTCCTGTAGAGCCATAACGGCAGAACTCTGGAAACGCAAATCGGTTTTGAAGTCCTGGGCAATTTCACGGACCAAACGCTGGAACGGAAGCTTGCGGATCAGCAGCTCAGTCGATTTTTGGTAACGACGAATTTCACGCAGAGCGACTGTTCCGGGACGATAACGATGAGGCTTCTTTACTCCACCAGTAGCCGGGGCACTTTTACGAGCTGCCTTGGTGGCCAACTGCTTACGAGGAGCTTTTCCACCAGTGGATTTACGAGTGGTCTGCTTTGTACGGGCCATGGTTAAGCTCTTTTTTCAGTCGATGTTGACACCCTGAGAGTAGaacgaataatgaaaaaaaaaaaaaaattgtcaaatctTTTAAACTGCACCCTTTTTGACAGTTCAACCAATCAGGAAAGAGACATTTTTACCCCCGCCAGCATAAAAGCGATTTTCAGGGCCGCGTTTGGCATTAGTTTCAATCCATCGTTCGAACGGTTAACATCTACTGAAAATGACTGGTCGTGGTAAAGGAGGAAAAGGACTTGGCAAAGGAGGCGCTAAGCGTCATCGCAAGGTTCTTCGTGATAACATCCAGTGAATTACCAAGCCTGCTATTCGTCGTCTGGCGCGTCGTGGAGGTGTAAAGCGTATTTCTGGTTTGATTTACGAAGAAACTCGAGGCGTGCTGAAAGTTTTTCTGGAGAACGTGATTCGAGGTGTAACAGCATGAACATGCCAAGCGAAAGACCGTCACCGCCATGGATGTC encodes:
- the LOC129720075 gene encoding histone H2A-like, producing the protein MLMKIWICFKHLEYFLINNSTQILFTYTYYREDSVFGQFPWQQQTDRGLNLTRIVSGKGGKVKGKAKSRSSRAGLQFPVGRIHRLLRKGNYAERVGAGAPVYLAAVMEYLAAEVLELAGNAARDNKKTRIIPRHLQLAIRNDEELNKLLSGVTIAQGGVLPNIQAVLLPKKTEKKA
- the LOC129724850 gene encoding histone H3-like, with the protein product MARTKQTTRKSTGGKAPRKQLATKAARKSAPATGGVKKPHRYRPGTVALREIRRYQKSTELLIRKLPFQRLVREIAQDFKTDLRFQSSAVMALQEASEAYLVGLFEDTNLCAIHAKRVTIMPKDI